The proteins below come from a single Malus sylvestris chromosome 3, drMalSylv7.2, whole genome shotgun sequence genomic window:
- the LOC126617355 gene encoding peroxidase 4-like → MQQHILKPLFIQIFNYLLKFETMASNNTFSLCSMLVIVTLGVLVGFTGNSSAQLSTNFYSKSCPQVFDAVKSVVKSAVSKEKRMGASLLRLHFHDCFVNGCDGSLLLDDTSSFTGEKTALPNNNSVRGFEVVDKIKSQVEKACPGVVSCADILAIASRDSVQILGGPSWEVKLGRRDSKTASLSAANSGVLPPPTATLNELTTRFRAVGLSQRDLVALSGAHTIGQARCTTFRARIYNETNIDASFARTRQNTCPRTAGSGDDNLAPFDITTPNTFDTAYFKNLVNQKGLLHSDQILFNGGPTDSLVKSYSGSANTFNADFAKAMIKMGDNKPLTGSKGEIRLNCRKPN, encoded by the exons ATGCAACAGCATATTCTCAAACCCTTGTTCATTCAAATATTCAATTaccttttgaaatttgaaacaaTGGCTTCCAATAATACTTTTTCTTTGTGTTCCATGTTGGTGATTGTCACACTCGGTGTTCTTGTGGGTTTCACGGGGAACTCTTCTGCTCAACTTTCTACGAATTTTTATTCTAAGAGTTGTCCTCAAGTCTTTGATGCAGTCAAGTCTGTTGTCAAGTCTGCTGTGTCTAAAGAAAAGCGCATGGGCGCTTCTCTTCTTCGCCTCCACTTTCATGACTGTTTCGTCAAC GGTTGTGATGGATCGCTATTACTGGACGACACTTCTTCCTTCACCGGTGAGAAGACTGCACTCCCGAATAACAACTCCGTAAGAGGATTTGAGGTTGTGGACAAGATCAAGTCCCAAGTGGAAAAAGCATGCCCCGGCGTCGTTTCCTGTGCTGATATCTTAGCCATTGCTTCTCGAGACTCCGTCCAAATT CTTGGAGGACCAAGTTGGGAGGTTAAACTTGGAAGAAGGGATTCAAAGACAGCAAGCCTATCGGCTGCCAATAGTGGAGTCCTCCCTCCGCCCACTGCTACCCTCAACGAGCTCACCACTAGATTCCGAGCCGTAGGTCTCTCTCAAAGGGACTTGGTAGCCTTATCTG GAGCTCACACAATTGGGCAAGCAAGGTGTACAACTTTCAGAGCTCGCATATATAACGAGACGAACATTGATGCTTCATTTGCCAGGACCAGGCAAAACACATGTCCAAGAACAGCTGGCTCCGGAGACGACAACCTTGCACCTTTTGACATCACTACTCCTAACACTTTCGACACTGCCTACTTCAAGAACCTTGTCAACCAAAAGGGTCTCCTCCACAGTGACCAAATTTTGTTTAATGGTGGACCAACCGATTCATTGGTTAAATCGTACAGTGGCAGTGCTAACACCTTCAATGCTGACTTTGCCAAGGCAATGATCAAGATGGGAGATAACAAGCCACTCACTGGATCCAAGGGTGAGATTAGATTGAACTGCAGGAAGCCTAATTAG
- the LOC126614653 gene encoding LOB domain-containing protein 15-like — protein MSKGREITTFDEIGKKIRRESDASVVDQMGIMSTTRISSSSSSSFGVPHQGMTMMSTTTLNTITPCAACKLLRRRCAEECPFSPYFSPHEPQKFSAVHKVFGASNVSKMLLEVAENQRADAANSLVYEANLRLRDPVYGCMGVISALQQQIQSLQAELNAVRTQILRYKFKEATSPSIVSPRGIIHHAALVSNSGMVSIAAQPQAISPPPPPPPPLPPASAPSSVVFSSSSSSSASSLYNPSTNTTGYSSISSKNVPYFD, from the exons ATGTCCAAAGGAAG GGAGATCACAACCTTCGATGAGATAGGAAAGAAGATCAGGAGAGAAAGTGATGCATCTGTTGTTGATCAAATGGGAATCATGAGCACTACTCGAATTTCGTCATCATCGTCATCGTCGTTTGGTGTTCCTCATCAAGGGATGACGATGATGAGTACAACAACTTTGAACACAATCACACCTTGTGCTGCGTGTAAGCTCTTGAGAAGAAGATGTGCTGAAGAGTGCCCTTTCTCTCCCTACTTCTCTCCACATGAACCCCAGAAATTTTCAGCTGTTCACAAAGTCTTTGGTGCAAGCAATGTTTCCAAGATGCTACTG gaagTGGCTGAGAATCAAAGAGCTGATGCAGCCAATAGTCTAGTTTATGAAGCAAATCTGAGGCTGAGAGACCCAGTGTATGGGTGCATGGGTGTAATTTCAGCCTTGCAGCAACAAATTCAATCTCTACAAGCTGAACTCAATGCAGTAAGGACTCAGATATTGAGATACAAATTCAAAGAGGCCACTAGTCCCAGTATCGTTTCTCCTAGGGGTATTATTCACCATGCTgctttggtttctaattctggGATGGTGTCCATTGCTGCGCAACCACAAGCGATTTCtccaccaccgccaccgccaccgccactaCCACCAGCATCAGCTCCGTCTTCAGTTGTTTTTTCTTCATCGTCTTCCTCTTCAGCTTCTTCTTTATACAATCCGTCCACAAACACGACAGGCTATAGCTCCATCTCAAGCAAAAATGTTCCGTATTTTGATTAA